From a region of the Mercurialis annua linkage group LG1-X, ddMerAnnu1.2, whole genome shotgun sequence genome:
- the LOC126683960 gene encoding mediator of RNA polymerase II transcription subunit 33A-like, with product MEHEKEDEKMAVEDKILETIKNCQQRQEAPLVMAMEVAKCLLSLGIKLPSFELGQVLVSHICFQNNHPSLWKFLQQALSSRLVSSLHVLSLLSARVIPNRKTQPEAYRLYLELLSRFSFLADTVGDEDCKEKIIKSVDVALNLSHTYGIQVLELGHVLVLFFFSIVAGLIDSTFTDWGLLMKSPNVASGPFGNDNNQDMDVDAKGKYNIGRSEHRELLRKTNPLFAIEVLVKITESRKAIILLRSVHLNKPEIFNGLLQRLLFLKANKASSFMDSAYQPLERLLANIQRVFDFEYQLNQCKIIQMLIDTKPCKPTAYCNSESGKSAFWVSFDIYMENIMDGKQLHIRSSVAILRETIKTLQLLNRACWQETFLALWLSALRLVQRERAPVEGPIPHVDSRLCILLTIVPLAIAYILEDEAMLCKVDGNAQSSRKHGLISSLQILGGFSSLLCPPPYVIGAANVAALKAASFISKSKNANNGLGGGNHFDPSVNAGGNMRHLIVEACIARNLIDASAYFWPGYVSASAISMSDLPQLQKSPWVTLMEGSTLDNSLVNPLLTIPATSLAEIEKLYHIALSGSAEEKSAAAKILCGASLTRGWNIQEHVVQHVVKLLSPPIPTTHSGQRSHLVDYAPMLSAILLGASSIDNVHILSLHGVIPEVAASLLPVCETFGSLMPTSSNVTSTCYDPTYYMVFSAAFLFLLRLWKFYRPALEQWLTGGGALGGELTLDYLILLRNSRIASRKSAALGKINSDSVHVESTYDKPVYIDFYPKLQAWYCQNKSCVASTLSGLSTGNPVHQVANKILNMIYSKMTKVGASPGNSSTLSSNSLGGCSSSSSEDPYQKPILPAWEVLEAVPIVIEAILTACAHGRLSSRDLTTGLRDLIDFLPASLGGIISYFAAEVTRGTWKPVHMNGTDWPSPAAVLSSVESEMKELLSAAGVDFPTFSSGNSPVMLPLPIAALVSLTITFKLNKGLDYIHAVVGPALENCAAGCAWPSVPIIGSLWAQKVRRWHDYIVVSCTRSVFRQNKEAVTKLLRSCFSSFLGSVNVSSSLMTNQCSVDGLLGSTIPTACGSLASGFLYIRSCRTIPDIQYVNGVIIDIVGEHARESAVRWSNTNCSRLKSCQASLNLAAAKAREAAILGASLLCISGGMNLVQELFLETMPTLLFSSREVKQCEMSVVCRIMEGYAMAYMLVLSGSLAWGPGTKSPSWALSRRAQIVGSHMEFLAGVLDGKISLGCHPATWRAYVSCLVRMMANFTPAWIQEVRLETLKKLANGLRGWHEHELAISLLERGGAAAIGLVAELINAID from the exons aTGGAGCACGAAAAAGAGGACGAAAAAATGGCAGTTGaagataaaattttagaaacaaTCAAGAACTGTCAACAGAGGCAAGAAGCTCCGCTAGTAATGGCTATGGAGGTGGCGAAATGTTTACTATCATTAGGTATAAAACTGCCGAGCTTTGAATTAGGTCAAGTTCTTGTTTCTCATATTTGTTTCCAGAATAATCATCCTTCGTTATGGAAGTTTCTCCAACAAGCTTTATCTTCTCGTCTCGTTTCGTCTCTTCATGTTCTCTCGCTTCTCTCTGCCAG aGTAATTCCGAATCGGAAGACGCAGCCTGAGGCGTATAGGCTTTACCTTGAGTTACTTAGCCGATTCTCATTTTTAGCTGATACTGTTGGTGATGAAGATTGTAAAGAGAA GATAATAAAGTCCGTTGATGTTGCTCTAAACTTATCACACACTTATGGAATTCAAGTTCTGGAGCTTGGGCATGTTCTGGTGCTGTTCTTTTTTAGCATTGTTGCTGGCTTGATTGATAGTACATTTACTGACTGGGGATTACTAATGAAATCTCCAAATGTAGCAAGTGGACCATTTGGAAATGACAATAACCAGGATATGGATGTTGATGCCAAAGGGAAGTATAATATTGGAAGATCTGAGCATCGTGAACTTTTAAGAAAAACTAATCCTCTCTTTGCCATAGAGGTGCTGGTAAAAATTACTGAAAGTAGAAAAGCCATTATTCTACTCCGCAGTGTTCATCTAAACAA GCCAGAGATTTTCAATGGCCTCCTGCAAAGGCTGTTGTTTCTTAAAGCCAATAAAGCATCCTCCTTTATGGACTCTGCATACCAGCCTCTGGAAAGATTGTTGGCGAATATTCAGAgagtttttgattttgaataccAGTTAAACCAGTGCAAGATCATCCAAATGCTTATTGATACCAAACCATGCAAGCCTACAGCTTATTGCAATTCAGAATCTGGGAAATCTGCCTTTTGGGTTTCCTTTGATATTTACATGGAGAACATAATGGATGGAAAGCAACTTCATATTAGATCATCTGTTGCTATACTTAGAG AAACAATTAAGACGCTCCAACTGCTTAATCGTGCATGCTGGCAGGAAACTTTCTTGGCACTCTGGCTTTCAGCTCTTCGTCTTGTGCAACGA GAACGCGCTCCTGTGGAAGGCCCTATTCCTCATGTTGATTCTCGTCTTTGTATTCTTTTGACTATTGTCCCCTTGGCAATAGCATATATTTTGGAGGATGAAGCCATGTTATGTAAGGTGGACGGAAACGCTCAGAGTTCAAGGAAACATGGACTCATTTCATCTCTTCAGATCCTTGGAGGCTTCTCTAGTCTCTTATGTCCTCCTCCTTACGTCATCGGTGCAGCAAATGTTGCAGCTCTAAAGGCAGCAAGTTTCATTTCTAAATCAAAGAATGCAAATAATGGACTAGGTGGTGGTAATCATTTCGATCCTTCTGTAAATGCAG GTGGTAACATGAGGCATCTAATAGTAGAAGCCTGCATTGCAAGAAACTTAATTGATGCATCCGCATACTTTTGGCCTGGCTATGTGTCTGCTTCAGCTATCTCAATGTCAGATTTACCACAGCTTCAAAAATCTCCTTGGGTAACACTAATGGAGGGATCAACACTGGATAATTCTCTTGTAAATCCACTTCTCACTATTCCTGCAACTAg TTTAGCAGAGATAGAGAAGTTATATCATATTGCATTAAGTGGGTCAGCAGAGGAGAAGTCAGCAGCTGCAAAGATTCTTTGTGGTGCATCCCTAACCCGTGGATGGAATATTCAG GAGCATGTGGTGCAGCATGTGGTGAAGCTTCTTTCTCCTCCTATTCCTACTACTCACAGCGGACAAAGGAGTCACTTGGTTGACTACGCGCCTATGCTCAGTGCTATTCTCCTTGGTGCTTCATCAATTGATAACGTCCACATACTTTCTTTGCATGGCGTT ATTCCAGAAGTTGCTGCTTCTTTATTGCCTGTTTGTGAGACATTTGGGTCGCTTATGCCTACATCAAGTAATGTAACTAGCACATGTTATGACCCCACATATTACATGGTTTTTTCTGCtgcttttctctttcttcttcgtCTATGGAAATTCTATAGACCTGCTCTTGAGCAGTGGTTGACTGGAGGAGGAGCCCTAGGAGGTGAGCTTACTTTGGATTATCTCATATTATTGCGTAACAGCCGGATTGCATCACGAAAGTCTGCTGCCTTGGGAAAAATCAATAGTGATTCAGTCCATGTTGAATCTACATATGATAAGCCTGTGTATATCGACTTTTATCCTAAATTACAAGCTTGGTATTGCCAAAACAAGTCGTGCGTAGCTTCAACACTTTCTGGGCTCTCTACTGGAAATCCTGTTCATCAGGTTGCtaacaaaattttaaacatgatTTACTCGAAAATGACTAAAGTGGGTGCTTCTCCGGGAAATTCCTCAACTCTATCAAGCAATAGCTTAGGTGGGTGCTCTTCAAGTAGCAGTGAAGATCCCTATCAGAAACCCATTCTTCCTGCATGGGAAGTGTTAGAGGCCGTCCCTATTGTTATTGAGGCAATATTAACAGCATGTGCTCATGGAAGGCTTTCATCTCGGGACTTAACAACAG GCCTGAGAGACCTCATTGACTTTCTTCCTGCATCTCTTGGAGGTATTATCAGTTACTTTGCTGCAGAAGTAACTCGGGGTACTTGGAAACCAGTTCATATGAATGGAACAGATTGGCCTAGCCCAGCAGCTGTGCTTTCATCTGTTGAATCTGAAATGAAAGAGCTTCTTTCCGCTGCAGGAGTTGATTTTCCGACCTTTTCTTCTG GCAATTCCCCTGTCATGCTTCCATTGCCAATAGCAGCTCTGGTCAGCTTAACTATTACTTTCAAACTCAACAAAGGCCTGGATTACATTCATGCTGTAGTGGGTCCAGCCTTGGAGAATTGTGCAGCAGGTTGCGCTTGGCCTAGCGTACCAATAATTGGCTCTCTGTGGGCTCAAAAGGTCCGCCGCTGGCATGATTACATAGTTGTATCATGCACTCGTTCTGTGTTCAGGCAAAATAAAGAGGCCGTCACTAAGCTCCTAAGGAGTTGCTTCTCCTCATTCCTTGGATCAGTTAATGTTTCGTCATCTTTGATGACCAATCAATGTAGTGTGGATGGACTACTGGGAAGTACAATTCCGACGGCTTGTGGATCCTTAGCATCAGGATTTCTGTATATTCGCTCTTGTCGGACAATACCCGATATTCAATACGTGAATGGCGTGATAATAGATATTGTAGGAGAGCACGCTAGGGAATCGGCTGTGAGATGGTCAAACACGAACTGCTCCCGTCTGAAGTCTTGCCAAGCATCTCTAAATCTGGCAGCTGCTAAGGCAAGGGAAGCAGCGATACTCGGTGCAAGCCTCTTATGCATTTCTGGAGGGATGAATCTGGTTCAAGAACTTTTTCTGGAGACTATGCCGACCCTGTTGTTCTCGTCAAGAGAAGTGAAACAGTGTGAGATGAGTGTTGTATGTCGGATTATGGAAGGATACGCAATGGCTTACATGTTAGTACTGTCAGGGTCATTAGCATGGGGGCCTGGGACTAAATCTCCTTCATGGGCATTGTCTAGAAGGGCACAAATTGTTGGGTCCCACATGGAGTTTTTGGCAGGGGTATTGGACGGAAAAATTTCACTTGGTTGTCATCCAGCGACTTGGAGAGCTTACGTGTCTTGTTTAGTCCGTATGATGGCAAATTTTACTCCAGCCTGGATACAAGAAGTGAGGCTGGAAACTCTGAAGAAGCTGGCCAATGGATTGAGGGGATGGCATGAACATGAGTTGGCTATCTCTCTGCTCGAAAGAGGTGGAGCTGCAGCCATTGGCCTTGTAGCCGAACTAATAAATGCCATTGATTGA
- the LOC126666764 gene encoding uncharacterized protein LOC126666764 isoform X1: MEGRRISANPRPCSGRRILAKKRPRSNGFINTVKKLQRREISSKPDRAFTMSNAQERFRNMRLMEEYDTHDPKGHCSVVLPFLMKRTKVIEIVAARDIVFALAHSGVCAAFSRETDQRICFLNVSPDEVIRSLFYNKNNDSLITVSVYASDNFSSLKCRSTRIEYIKRGKPDGGFALFESESLKWPGFVEFDDVNGKVLTYSAQDSVYKVFDLKNYNMLYSISDNHVQEIKISPGIMLLIFNRASSHVLLKILSIEDGTVLKTFNHLLHRNKKVDFIEQFNEKLLVKQENENLQILDVRNAELMEVSRTDFMTPSAFIFLYENQLFLTFRNRTVAVWNFRGELVTSFEDHLLWHPDCNTNNIYITSDQDLIISYCKAESEDQWMEGSAGSINVSNILTGKCLAKINASNGGRKIDESSNSSSIGSSKQICSTIRSSVAEALEDITALFYDEERNEIYTGNRQGLVHVWSN, from the exons ATGGAAGGTCGAAGAATATCGGCGAATCCTCGGCCGTGTTCGGGGAGAAGAATATTAGCGAAGAAACGGCCGCGTTCTAACGGATTTATTAACACTGTTAAAAAGCTTCAGCGACGGGAGATTTCTTCTAAGCCAGATCGTGCTTTTACTATGAGTAATGCTCAAGAACGGTTTCGGAATATGCGTTTAATG GAAGAGTATGATACACATGATCCCAAAGGCCATTGCTCGGTAGTGTTGCCCTTTTTGATGAAGAGAACGAAAGTTATTGAAATTGTAGCTGCTCGTGACATTGTTTTTGCTCTTGCGCATTCCGGTGTTTGTGCTGCTTTTAGTAGAG AGACGGATCAGAGGATATGTTTTTTAAATGTTAGTCCTGATGAAGTCATTCGGAGCTTGTTTTATAATAAGAACAATGATTCGCTCATCACAGTTTCGGTTTATGCTTCCGACAATTTCAGCTCCTTGAAGTGTAGATCAACTAGAATTGA GTATATAAAGAGGGGCAAGCCAGATGGTGGGTTTGCTCTGTTTGAGTCTGAGTCACTGAAGTGGCCTGGGTTTGTAGAGTTTGATGATGTAAATGGGAAGGTTCTGACCTACTCAGCCCAAGATAG TGTATACAAGGTTTTTGACCTCAAAAACTATAACATGCTGTACTCTATTTCGGATAACCATGTCCAAGAAATCAAGATCAG CCCTGGCATcatgttgttgatttttaaTAGAGCAAGTAGTCATGTTCTTCTTAAGATTTTATCAATAGAAGATGGCACAGTTCTTAAAACCTTCAACCATCTGCTTCATCGAAATAAGAAGGTGGATTTCATCGAGCAATTTAATGAAAAGCTTCTTGTCAAGCAGGAAAATGAGAATCTCCAGATTCTTGAT GTTAGAAATGCTGAGCTAATGGAAGTTAGCAGAACTGACTTCATGACTCCCTCTGCATTTATATTTCTCTATGAGAATCAGTTGTTCCTGACTTTTAGAAATAGAACTGTTGCTGTCTGGAACTTCCGCGGGGAGCTTGTAACTTCATTTGAGGATCACCTGTTATGGCACCCCGATTGTAACACAAATAACATATACATCACAAGTGATCAGGATCTTATTATTTCTTACTGTAAAGCTGAATCCGAAGATCAGTGGATGGAAGGAAGCG CTGGGTCTATCAACGTTAGCAACATTTTAACAGGAAAATGCTTGGCTAAAATTAATGCTAGCAATGGCGGTCGCAAGATTGATGAGTCCAGCAACAGCAGCAGCATTGGCAGCTCAAAACAGATTTGTTCTACTATCAGAAGTTCAGTTGCAGAGGCTTTGGAAGACATAACCGCTCTTTTTTACGATGAAGAGCGAAATGAAATTTACACCGGGAATAGACAAGGGCTGGTCCATGTATGGTCTAACTGA
- the LOC126666764 gene encoding uncharacterized protein LOC126666764 isoform X2 — MEGRRISANPRPCSGRRILAKKRPRSNGFINTVKKLQRREISSKPDRAFTMSNAQERFRNMRLMEEYDTHDPKGHCSVVLPFLMKRTKVIEIVAARDIVFALAHSGVCAAFSRETDQRICFLNVSPDEVIRSLFYNKNNDSLITVSVYASDNFSSLKCRSTRIEYIKRGKPDGGFALFESESLKWPGFVEFDDVNGKVLTYSAQDSVYKVFDLKNYNMLYSISDNHVQEIKISPGIMLLIFNRASSHVLLKILSIEDGTVLKTFNHLLHRNKKVDFIEQFNEKLLVKQENENLQILDVRNFELMEVSRTDFLTPSAFIFLYENQLFLTLRNRTVAVWNSCGELVTSFEDHLLWHPDCNTNNIYITSDQDLIISYCKAESEDQGTEGSAGSINVSNILTGKCLAKINASNGSRKTDESSNSSSIGSSKQICSTIRSSVAEALEGITALFYNEERNEIYTGNRQGLVHIWSN, encoded by the exons ATGGAAGGTCGAAGAATATCGGCGAATCCTCGGCCGTGTTCGGGGAGAAGAATATTAGCGAAGAAACGGCCGCGTTCTAACGGATTTATTAACACTGTTAAAAAGCTTCAGCGACGGGAGATTTCTTCTAAGCCAGATCGTGCTTTTACTATGAGTAATGCTCAAGAACGGTTTCGGAATATGCGTTTAATG GAAGAGTATGATACACATGATCCCAAAGGCCATTGCTCGGTAGTGTTGCCCTTTTTGATGAAGAGAACGAAAGTTATTGAAATTGTAGCTGCTCGTGACATTGTTTTTGCTCTTGCGCATTCCGGTGTTTGTGCTGCTTTTAGTAGAG AGACGGATCAGAGGATATGTTTTTTAAATGTTAGTCCTGATGAAGTCATTCGGAGCTTGTTTTATAATAAGAACAATGATTCGCTCATCACAGTTTCGGTTTATGCTTCCGACAATTTCAGCTCCTTGAAGTGTAGATCAACTAGAATTGA GTATATAAAGAGGGGCAAGCCAGATGGTGGGTTTGCTCTGTTTGAGTCTGAGTCACTGAAGTGGCCTGGGTTTGTAGAGTTTGATGATGTAAATGGGAAGGTTCTGACCTACTCAGCCCAAGATAG TGTATACAAGGTTTTTGACCTCAAAAACTATAACATGCTGTACTCTATTTCGGATAACCATGTCCAAGAAATCAAGATCAG CCCTGGCATcatgttgttgatttttaaTAGAGCAAGTAGTCATGTTCTTCTTAAGATTTTATCAATAGAAGATGGCACAGTTCTTAAAACCTTCAACCATCTGCTTCATCGAAATAAGAAGGTGGATTTCATCGAGCAATTTAATGAAAAGCTTCTTGTCAAGCAGGAAAATGAGAATCTCCAGATTCTTGAT GTTAGAAATTTTGAGCTAATGGAAGTTAGCAGAACTGATTTCTTGACTCCCTCtgcatttatttttctatatgaGAATCAGTTGTTCCTGACTCTTAGAAATAGAACTGTTGCTGTCTGGAACTCCTGCGGGGAGCTTGTAACTTCATTTGAGGATCACCTGTTATGGCACCCCGACTGTAACACAAATAACATATACATCACAAGTGATCAGGATCTTATTATTTCTTACTGTAAAGCTGAATCTGAAGATCAGGGGACGGAAGGAAGCG CTGGATCTATCAATGTTAGCAACATCTTGACAGGAAAATGCTTGGCTAAAATTAATGCTAGCAATGGCAGTCGCAAGACTGACGAGAGCAGCAATAGCAGCAGCATTGGCAGCTCAAAACAGATTTGTTCTACTATCAGAAGTTCAGTTGCAGAGGCTTTGGAAGGCATAACTGCTCTCTTCTACAATGAAGAGCGAAATGAAATTTACACTGGTAATAGACAAGGGCTGGTTCATATATGGTCTAACTGA
- the LOC126682455 gene encoding uncharacterized protein LOC126682455, whose protein sequence is MEMEKKTEETALHSSSPDPETQPPAKPKNKHRRRNICLASTAATIVLIVVIIVILAFTVFKAKQPITQIDSMSLQNLDVALDVARLGVDLNMTLDVDLTVKNPNKVSMKYKNGLALLNYRGELVGEVPIPAGKMGSDETRPMNVTVTVMADRLLSNSQLFTDVMSGKLTMSALIKLSGKAAILNFIKISVDTTTTCDITVFVANATVADQKCKTKAKI, encoded by the coding sequence ATGGAAATGGAGAAGAAAACAGAAGAAACAGCTCTACATTCATCCTCACCGGACCCAGAAACTCAACCCCCAGCAAAACCCAAAAACAAACACAGACGCCGCAACATTTGTCTCGCTTCAACCGCCGCAACCATCGTCCTAATCGTCGTGATCATCGTAATTTTAGCATTCACAGTCTTCAAAGCTAAACAACCCATCACCCAAATCGACTCCATGTCCTTACAGAACCTCGACGTCGCCTTAGATGTTGCAAGACTCGGAGTTGATTTGAATATGACGTTGGACGTTGATCTAACGGTCAAGAATCCAAACAAAGTGAGCATGAAGTACAAGAACGGGTTGGCTTTGTTGAATTATAGGGGCGAACTCGTCGGCGAAGTTCCTATTCCTGCTGGGAAAATGGGCTCTGACGAGACCCGGCCCATGAATGTGACGGTGACGGTGATGGCGGATCGGTTGTTGTCTAACTCGCAGCTTTTTACGGATGTTATGTCGGGGAAGTTGACGATGAGTGCTTTGATTAAACTTTCGGGTAAAGCTgcgattttgaattttattaagaTTAGTGTGGATACGACGACCACTTGTGATATTACTGTGTTTGTCGCTAATGCCACTGTTGCTGATCAGAAGTGCAAAACTAAGGCTAAAATTTAG
- the LOC126666764 gene encoding uncharacterized protein LOC126666764 isoform X3, protein MRNVQNMRLMEEYDTNDPKRTKIIEIVAARDIVFALAHSGVSAAFSRETAQRICFLNVSPDEVIRSLFYNKHNDSIITVSVYDSDNLSSLKCRSTRIEYIKRGNPDAGLALFESESLEWPGFVEFDDLNGKVLTYSARDSVYKVFDLKNYTMLYSISDKDVQEIKISPGNMLLIFKRVSSHVPLKILSIEDGTVLKTFNHMLHRNKKVDFIELFNEKLLVKQENENLQILDVRNFELMEVSRTDFLTPSAFIFLYENQLFLTLRNRTVAVWNSCGELVTSFEDHLLWHPDCNTNNIYITSDQDLIISYCKAESEDQGTEGSAGSINVSNILTGKCLAKINASNGSRKTDESSNSSSIGSSKQICSTIRSSVAEALEGITALFYNEERNEIYTGNRQGLVHIWSN, encoded by the exons ATGCGTAATGTTCAGAATATGCGTTTAATG gaAGAGTATGATACAAATGATCCCAAGAGAACGAAAATCATTGAAATTGTAGCTGCTCGTGACATTGTTTTTGCTCTTGCACATTCTGGTGTTTCTGCAGCTTTTAGTAGAG AGACAGCTCAGAGGATatgttttttaaacgttagtcCTGATGAAGTCATTCGAAGCTTGTTTTATAATAAGCATAATGATTCGATCATCACGGTTTCCGTTTACGATTCTGATAACTTAAGCTCCTTGAAGTGTAGATCAACTAGAATTGA GTATATAAAGAGGGGCAATCCAGATGCTGGTTTGGCTCTGTTTGAGTCTGAGTCATTGGAATGGCCTGGTTTTGTAGAGTTTGATGATTTAAATGGGAAGGTTCTAACCTACTCTGCCCGAGACAG TGTATACAAGGTTTTCGACCTTAAGAATTATACCATGTTGTACTCTATTTCGGATAAAGATGTCCAAGAAATCAAGATCAG CCCTGGcaacatgttgttgattttcaAGAGAGTAAGTAGTCATGTTCCTCTTAAGATTTTATCGATAGAAGATGGCACAGTTCTTAAAACCTTCAACCATATGCTTCATCGAAATAAGAAGGTGGATTTCATAGAGCTATTTAATGAAAAGCTTCTTGTCAAGCAGGAAAATGAGAATCTCCAGATTCTTGAT GTTAGAAATTTTGAGCTAATGGAAGTTAGCAGAACTGATTTCTTGACTCCCTCtgcatttatttttctatatgaGAATCAGTTGTTCCTGACTCTTAGAAATAGAACTGTTGCTGTCTGGAACTCCTGCGGGGAGCTTGTAACTTCATTTGAGGATCACCTGTTATGGCACCCCGACTGTAACACAAATAACATATACATCACAAGTGATCAGGATCTTATTATTTCTTACTGTAAAGCTGAATCTGAAGATCAGGGGACGGAAGGAAGCG CTGGATCTATCAATGTTAGCAACATCTTGACAGGAAAATGCTTGGCTAAAATTAATGCTAGCAATGGCAGTCGCAAGACTGACGAGAGCAGCAATAGCAGCAGCATTGGCAGCTCAAAACAGATTTGTTCTACTATCAGAAGTTCAGTTGCAGAGGCTTTGGAAGGCATAACTGCTCTCTTCTACAATGAAGAGCGAAATGAAATTTACACTGGTAATAGACAAGGGCTGGTTCATATATGGTCTAACTGA
- the LOC126669335 gene encoding cell division control protein 2 homolog C-like, which produces MEKYEKLEKVGEGTYGKVYKAKDKTTGQLVALKKTRLEMDEEGIPPTALREVSLLLMLSQSLYVVRLLSVEYVDAAANTVKDDSSEASNKENRNSNNNGISKSNLYLVFEYLDTDLKKFIDTYRKGPNPRPLAPGLIQSYMFQLCKGVAHCHCHGVLHRDLKPQNLLLDQEKGILKIADLGLGRAFTVPLKSYTHEIVTLWYRAPEVLLGSTHYSTAVDMWSVGCIFAEMVRRQALFPGDSEFQQLLHIFRMLGTPTEKQWGGVSSLRDWHVYPQWEPQSLARAVPSLGPDGVDLLSKMLKYDPAERISAKAAMDHPYFDSLDKSQF; this is translated from the exons atggaGAAATACGAGAAGCTCGAGAAAGTCGGCGAGGGCACATACGGAAAAGTATACAAAGCCAAAGACAAAACCACCGGCCAATTAGTCGCCCTCAAAAAAACCCGCCTCGAAATGGACGAAGAAGGCATCCCTCCCACCGCTCTCCGTGAAGTCTCTCTCCTCCTAATGCTCTCCCAGTCCCTCTACGTCGTCCGCCTCCTCTCCGTCGAGTACGTCGACGCCGCTGCCAACACCGTCAAGGACGACAGCAGCGAAGCTAGTAACAAAGAAAATCGAAACAGCAACAACAACGGGATTTCCAAGAGTAATCTGTACTTAGTGTTTGAATATCTGGACACggatttgaaaaaatttattgataCCTATCGTAAAGGACCAAATCCTAGACCGTTGGCGCCCGGTTTGATTCAGAGTTATATGTTTCAGCTGTGTAAAGGAGTGGCGCATTGTCATTGTCATGGGGTTTTGCACCGTGATTTGAAACCGCAGAATTTGCTGTTGGATCAGGAGAAAGGGATTTTGAAAATTGCGGATTTAGGGTTAGGTCGGGCGTTTACTGTTCCTCTGAAGAGTTATACTCATGAGATTGTCACTCTTTGGTATCGAGCTCCTGAGGTTTTGCTTGGCTCTACTCATTATTCTACTGCTGTTGATATGTGGTCCGTCGGCTGCATTTTCG CTGAAATGGTGAGAAGACAGGCTCTGTTTCCTGGTGATTCCGAATTTCAGCAATTGCTTCATATCTTTAG GATGCTGGGGACACCTACTGAAAAGCAGTGGGGTGGAGTTTCTTCGTTGCGTGATTGGCATGTATATCCACAATGGGAGCCGCAAAGCCTTGCACGAGCTGTTCCCTCTTTGGGGCCTGATGGTGTTGACCTTTTATCA AAAATGCTAAAATACGATCCAGCTGAAAGAATATCAGCCAAAGCAGCTATGGATCATCCTTATTTTGACAGCCTTGACAAATCTCAATTCTGA
- the LOC126666801 gene encoding uncharacterized protein LOC126666801, with translation MENLEGIIQRLLEGRNNRGKRIQLTEPEIKNLCLTAKQVFLSQPVLLELEAPINICGDIHGQYPDLLRLFEYGGFPPDSNYLFLGDYVDRGKQSIETICLLLAYKIKFPDNFFLLRGNHECASINRIYGFYDECKRRFSVRLWKTFTECFNCLPVAAVVDDKILCMHGGLSPEMESLDQIRAIERPVDVPDQGLICDLLWADPDRDIRGWGENDRGVSFTFGADKVAEILKKHDLDLICRAHQVVEDGYEFFADRQLVTIFSAPNYCGEFNNAGALMCVNESLLCSFQILKPWKGKAGQLE, from the exons ATGGAAAATTTGGAGGGGATTATACAGAGGTTGTTGGAAGGGAGGAATAATAGAGGGAAGAGAATTCAGTTGACTGAACCTGAAATTAAAAATCTTTGTCTCACTGCTAAACAAGTTTTCCTTTCTCAGCCTGTTCTTCTTGAATTGGAAGCTCCCATTAATATTTGTG GTGACATACACGGACAATATCCAGATCTTCTACGATTATTCGAGTATGGTGGATTTCCACCAGATTCCAACTATTTATTTCTTGGAGATTATGTAGATAGAGGAAAACAAAGTATAGAAACTATATGCCTTCTTCTCGCCTACAAGATCAAGTTCCCAGACAACTTCTTTCTCCTTCGAGGGAATCACGAATGTGCTTCTATCAACAGAATCTACGGATTTTACGATGAGTGCAAGCGACGTTTCAGTGTTCGTCTGTGGAAAACTTTCACCGAATGCTTCAACTGTTTACCAGTAGCGGCAGTAGTGGATGACAAAATCCTATGCATGCATGGCGGACTCTCACCAGAAATGGAGAGCTTGGATCAGATTCGAGCTATAGAAAGACCGGTAGATGTGCCAGACCAAGGTCTTATATGTGACCTCCTCTGGGCGGATCCGGATAGAGACATCAGAGGGTGGGGCGAAAATGATAGAGGTGTTTCCTTTACCTTCGGAGCCGACAAGGTTGCTGAAATCTTGAAGAAACATGATCTTGATCTCATATGCCGAGCTCACCAG GTAGTGGAGGATGGATACGAGTTCTTCGCAGATAGGCAATTGGTTACCATATTCTCTGCGCCGAACTACTGCGGAGAGTTCAACAATGCGGGCGCGCTGATGTGTGTCAATGAAAGTTTGCTCTGCTCATTTCAGATTCTGAAGCCCTGGAAAGGAAAAGCAGGACAGCTTGAATAG